In Arthrobacter sp. UKPF54-2, the following are encoded in one genomic region:
- a CDS encoding DUF3052 domain-containing protein, with product MSEADAATSVNVAEKLGFKNGDLIQEFGYDDDVDFDLRDDIEDLTGSELFDEDDHEVVDAVILWWRSDDGDLVDTLVGSRTTLTEGGVVWVLTPKSGRVGYVSPADIQDAAPTAGLHYTTSAGVSKDWSATRLVTRKNK from the coding sequence GTGAGCGAGGCCGACGCCGCCACTTCGGTGAATGTGGCGGAAAAATTGGGTTTCAAAAACGGAGATCTGATTCAGGAATTCGGTTATGACGACGACGTCGACTTCGACTTGCGTGACGACATCGAGGACCTTACCGGTTCGGAACTCTTCGACGAGGACGACCATGAGGTTGTCGACGCCGTGATCCTCTGGTGGCGCTCCGACGACGGGGACCTCGTGGACACCTTGGTCGGCTCGCGGACCACCCTCACCGAGGGCGGTGTGGTCTGGGTACTGACGCCCAAGTCAGGACGCGTCGGCTACGTCTCCCCGGCGGACATCCAGGACGCGGCCCCCACCGCAGGGCTGCATTACACCACCTCTGCCGGCGTTTCCAAAGACTGGAGCGCCACCCGCCTGGTCACGCGGAAGAACAAGTGA
- a CDS encoding peroxiredoxin, whose translation MSQPAPAAAASSTAVPAVGVPAPDFELVNQFGEPVRLSELRGRAVVLVFFPFAFSGICTGELCEIRDNLALFEDADAAVLGVSVDSKFAQRAYAEREGYTFDLLADFWPHGAVAEQYGVFDQESGMARRGTFIIDADGIVRYVVVNPRGQARDFAEYRAALAGLTGN comes from the coding sequence GTGAGCCAACCGGCCCCCGCAGCGGCGGCTTCATCCACGGCCGTGCCGGCCGTCGGCGTGCCCGCCCCTGACTTTGAGCTGGTCAACCAGTTCGGCGAACCCGTCCGGCTTTCGGAACTGCGCGGACGCGCCGTGGTCCTGGTGTTCTTCCCGTTTGCCTTCTCCGGCATCTGCACGGGCGAACTCTGCGAAATCCGCGACAACCTGGCGCTCTTCGAAGACGCCGACGCCGCTGTGCTCGGGGTGTCGGTGGACAGCAAGTTTGCCCAGCGCGCCTACGCGGAGCGGGAAGGCTACACCTTCGACCTGCTCGCGGACTTCTGGCCGCACGGGGCCGTCGCGGAGCAGTACGGCGTTTTTGATCAGGAAAGCGGCATGGCCAGGCGTGGCACGTTCATCATCGACGCCGACGGCATCGTCCGCTATGTCGTTGTGAACCCCCGCGGCCAGGCCCGGGACTTCGCCGAATACCGCGCCGCGCTGGCAGGACTCACGGGGAACTGA
- a CDS encoding NAD-dependent protein deacetylase, with the protein MRQRRPGVGMTGFASLPPVAAAEPARSELEILAEIHDVLAGQRFALLTGAGLSTDSGIPDYRGPGAAPRAPMTYQEFVGAAENRRRYWARNHIGWSHLRRADPNAGHLAAARLEHRGLLTGLITQNVDRLHEDAGSVNVVDLHGRFDRVACLGCQRRYSRSLLAGVLEELNPGFLTDALAAGVVEMAPDADATVEDAELIAGFVVANCPACGGTLKPDFVYFGENVPKDRVERSYAMVDEAGALLVAGSSLTVMSGLRFVRHAAKQGKAVVIVNRGQTRGDDLATIKLEAGVSEALTWLAEELPAL; encoded by the coding sequence ATGAGGCAACGACGGCCCGGCGTGGGCATGACTGGCTTCGCCAGCCTGCCGCCGGTCGCCGCCGCCGAACCCGCGCGCAGCGAGCTGGAAATCCTCGCGGAAATCCATGACGTCCTCGCAGGTCAGAGGTTCGCACTGTTGACCGGCGCGGGGCTGAGCACGGATTCCGGCATTCCGGACTACCGGGGTCCCGGCGCCGCTCCGCGGGCGCCGATGACCTACCAGGAGTTCGTTGGCGCTGCCGAGAACCGCCGGCGCTACTGGGCACGGAACCATATCGGCTGGTCGCATCTGCGCCGGGCCGACCCCAACGCCGGCCACCTCGCCGCCGCCCGGCTGGAACACCGCGGACTCCTCACCGGCCTGATCACCCAAAACGTGGACCGGCTGCATGAGGACGCCGGAAGCGTCAACGTGGTGGACCTGCACGGCCGCTTCGACCGGGTTGCCTGCCTGGGCTGCCAGCGCCGCTACAGCCGGTCGCTGCTAGCCGGGGTCCTGGAGGAACTCAACCCCGGCTTCCTCACCGACGCCCTCGCCGCCGGGGTCGTTGAGATGGCTCCCGACGCCGACGCCACCGTGGAGGACGCGGAGCTAATCGCGGGTTTTGTCGTTGCGAACTGCCCGGCCTGCGGCGGCACGCTGAAACCGGACTTTGTCTACTTCGGCGAGAACGTCCCCAAGGACCGGGTGGAGCGCTCCTACGCCATGGTGGACGAGGCCGGGGCCCTGCTGGTGGCGGGGTCGTCCCTGACCGTGATGAGCGGGCTGCGGTTCGTCCGGCACGCGGCGAAGCAGGGCAAAGCCGTGGTGATCGTCAACCGGGGCCAGACCCGCGGCGATGACCTGGCCACCATCAAGCTGGAGGCCGGCGTGAGCGAGGCCTTGACCTGGCTGGCTGAGGAACTTCCGGCCCTCTGA
- a CDS encoding FadR/GntR family transcriptional regulator, which translates to MSTSLHHRAIEHLGARIVTGELPAGHVMLAEHLEDELKVSRSVVREAVRVLQSLGLVETIKRVGIRVLPASRWNPFDPLVIRWRLAGEGRGAQLRSLAELRTAVEPVAAELAAANAPDELRSELVEISHAMREAGVAGDVPRFLDLDIRFHSLLLTGSGNEMFANMVGQVAETLTGRTVHGLMPDHPRTTALQWHVDVAEAIAAGDGKAAREASDKIMRETIADMEPSWRDQPRVFVPVQPR; encoded by the coding sequence ATGTCAACCAGCCTCCATCACCGCGCCATCGAGCATCTGGGGGCGCGGATTGTCACCGGCGAGCTCCCCGCCGGCCACGTCATGCTGGCCGAGCACCTCGAGGACGAGCTGAAAGTCTCCCGCTCGGTTGTCCGCGAGGCCGTGCGCGTGCTGCAGTCCCTGGGCCTGGTGGAGACCATCAAACGCGTCGGCATCCGGGTGCTGCCAGCCAGCCGCTGGAACCCCTTCGACCCGCTCGTGATCCGCTGGCGCCTGGCCGGCGAGGGCCGCGGCGCCCAACTGCGGTCGCTGGCGGAACTACGCACCGCCGTCGAACCTGTTGCGGCCGAACTGGCGGCCGCCAACGCCCCGGACGAACTCCGCAGCGAGCTGGTGGAAATCTCGCACGCCATGCGGGAGGCCGGGGTGGCCGGCGATGTGCCCCGCTTCCTGGACCTGGACATCCGCTTCCATTCCCTGCTCCTGACCGGCTCCGGGAATGAGATGTTCGCCAACATGGTGGGCCAGGTGGCCGAGACCCTGACCGGCCGCACCGTCCACGGCCTGATGCCGGACCACCCGCGGACCACGGCGCTGCAGTGGCATGTGGACGTGGCGGAGGCGATCGCTGCCGGCGACGGCAAGGCCGCCCGCGAAGCCTCGGACAAGATCATGCGCGAGACGATCGCCGACATGGAACCGAGCTGGCGGGACCAGCCCCGGGTGTTCGTGCCGGTCCAGCCCCGATAG
- the gndA gene encoding NADP-dependent phosphogluconate dehydrogenase translates to MSAHIGVTGLAVMGANLARNLARNGFTVALHNRSVEKTDALLEKHGHDGDFVRTETLQELVDSLEKPRRVLIMVKAGKPVDSVIEQLEPLLEPGDIIIDAGNSHYEDTRRREAALAKKDLHFVGIGVSGGEEGALNGPSIMPGGSKESYEALGPLLEKIAAHVDGQPCCAWIGTDGAGHFVKMVHNGIEYADMQVIGEAFDLLRSGAGIEPAEQSKIFAEWNKGELASFLIEISAEVLGHVDAKSGKPFVDVVVDAAGQKGTGRWTVISALELGSPTSGIAESVFARALSSQAEQRKLAQELLAGGEAAVEVPETFVEDVRQALYASKLVSYAQGLDMLTSAAKEYAWDLKLDEIASLWRGGCIIRAELLKEITKAYAAQEKPANLLFAPAFTKAIAEVLPAWRRVVATAVQLGIPVPVFSSSLAYYDGLRRKRLPAAVIQGQRDLFGAHTYGRIDTEGTFHTLWGEDKSEIAAVDTH, encoded by the coding sequence ATGTCAGCACACATCGGTGTCACCGGCCTCGCGGTGATGGGGGCCAACCTGGCCCGGAACCTGGCCCGTAACGGCTTCACCGTTGCCCTGCACAACCGGTCCGTGGAAAAAACCGACGCGCTCCTCGAAAAGCACGGCCACGACGGCGACTTTGTCCGCACCGAAACGCTTCAGGAACTCGTTGACTCGCTGGAGAAGCCGCGCCGCGTGCTGATCATGGTCAAGGCCGGCAAACCGGTGGACTCCGTGATCGAGCAGCTCGAGCCGCTGCTGGAACCGGGCGACATCATCATTGACGCCGGCAACTCGCACTACGAGGACACCCGCCGCCGCGAGGCCGCCCTCGCCAAAAAGGACCTCCACTTCGTTGGCATCGGCGTCTCCGGCGGCGAGGAAGGCGCCCTCAACGGCCCGTCGATCATGCCCGGCGGCTCCAAGGAGTCCTACGAGGCCCTCGGCCCGCTGCTGGAGAAGATCGCCGCCCACGTCGACGGCCAGCCCTGCTGCGCCTGGATCGGCACCGACGGCGCCGGCCACTTCGTGAAGATGGTCCACAACGGCATCGAGTACGCCGACATGCAGGTCATCGGCGAGGCCTTCGACCTGCTGCGCTCCGGCGCCGGGATCGAACCGGCCGAGCAGTCCAAGATCTTCGCAGAGTGGAACAAGGGCGAGCTTGCTTCGTTCCTGATCGAAATTTCCGCCGAGGTCCTCGGCCACGTTGACGCCAAGTCCGGCAAGCCGTTCGTCGACGTCGTTGTGGACGCCGCCGGGCAGAAGGGCACCGGCCGCTGGACGGTTATCTCCGCCCTGGAGCTTGGCTCCCCGACGTCGGGCATCGCCGAATCGGTCTTCGCCCGTGCCCTGTCCTCCCAGGCGGAGCAGCGCAAGCTGGCCCAGGAACTGCTCGCCGGCGGCGAGGCCGCCGTCGAGGTGCCCGAGACCTTCGTCGAGGACGTCCGGCAGGCGCTGTATGCTTCCAAGCTGGTCTCCTACGCCCAGGGGCTGGACATGCTCACCTCCGCCGCCAAGGAATACGCCTGGGATCTCAAGCTGGACGAGATCGCCTCGCTGTGGCGCGGCGGCTGCATCATCCGCGCCGAGCTGCTCAAGGAAATCACCAAGGCCTACGCCGCCCAGGAAAAGCCGGCCAACCTGCTGTTCGCCCCGGCGTTCACCAAGGCGATCGCCGAGGTCCTCCCGGCCTGGCGCCGGGTGGTGGCCACCGCCGTGCAGCTGGGCATTCCGGTGCCGGTGTTCTCCTCCTCGCTGGCGTACTACGACGGGCTGCGCCGCAAGCGCCTCCCGGCCGCCGTGATCCAGGGCCAGCGCGACCTCTTCGGTGCACACACCTATGGCCGGATCGACACGGAGGGCACCTTCCACACCTTGTGGGGCGAGGACAAGTCCGAGATCGCTGCGGTGGACACGCACTAG
- a CDS encoding Type 1 glutamine amidotransferase-like domain-containing protein, with protein sequence MKLLLTSGGVTNPSIHAALVQLLGKPPAECHALVVPTAQWGHPMCGPASVRGLVAAEPRWQHFSGLGWASLGVLELTALPSIGAERWIPWVRDADVLLVDGGDATYLCHWMRESGLADLLPSLRDTVWVGVSAGSMVMTPRIGASFVAWPNAADDRTLGVVGFSIFPHLDAFPGNSQAAAERWAADLGAPAYAIDEQTAITVVNGAVEVVSEGRWTKFGSEPVPVPR encoded by the coding sequence TTGAAGCTCTTGCTCACCTCAGGCGGCGTCACGAACCCGAGCATCCACGCTGCCCTCGTACAGCTTCTTGGCAAGCCTCCCGCCGAATGCCACGCCCTGGTGGTCCCGACCGCCCAGTGGGGTCACCCGATGTGCGGGCCCGCCTCGGTGCGCGGCCTCGTCGCCGCGGAGCCCAGGTGGCAGCACTTCTCCGGCCTGGGCTGGGCCTCGCTCGGGGTCCTCGAGCTCACCGCCCTTCCCTCCATCGGAGCGGAGCGATGGATCCCCTGGGTCCGGGACGCCGACGTGCTCCTGGTCGACGGCGGCGACGCGACTTACCTGTGCCACTGGATGCGGGAGTCCGGGCTGGCCGATCTGCTGCCTTCGCTGCGCGACACGGTGTGGGTGGGAGTGAGCGCCGGAAGCATGGTGATGACACCCCGGATCGGGGCCTCCTTCGTCGCCTGGCCAAATGCCGCGGACGACCGCACGCTGGGCGTCGTCGGCTTCTCAATCTTCCCGCACCTGGACGCTTTCCCGGGGAACAGCCAGGCCGCCGCAGAGCGTTGGGCCGCCGACCTCGGCGCCCCGGCCTACGCCATCGACGAGCAGACGGCCATCACCGTGGTCAACGGCGCCGTCGAGGTGGTCTCCGAAGGACGATGGACGAAGTTCGGGTCGGAGCCGGTGCCGGTCCCCCGCTAG
- the epsC gene encoding serine O-acetyltransferase EpsC, whose product MSFFARLKEDLDAARSHDPAARGSFENFFAYSGLHAIWAHRLTHRLWQNPSLRFPARLISQLARFLTGIEIHPGATIGRRFFIDHGMGVVIGETAEIGEDVMIYHGVTLGGRSLAKIKRHPTIEDRVVIGAGAKVLGPITIGRDSAIGANAVVVKDAPAESILTGVPATWRHRDAQRETKPAVDPAEYLIEYRI is encoded by the coding sequence GTGAGCTTCTTCGCAAGACTGAAGGAAGACCTCGACGCCGCCCGGTCCCACGACCCGGCGGCGCGGGGTTCTTTCGAAAACTTCTTTGCCTATTCCGGCCTGCACGCGATCTGGGCGCACCGCCTGACGCACCGGCTTTGGCAGAACCCGTCGCTGCGTTTTCCGGCGCGGCTTATTTCGCAGCTGGCACGTTTCCTGACCGGCATCGAGATCCACCCCGGTGCCACCATCGGCCGCCGCTTCTTCATCGACCATGGCATGGGCGTCGTTATCGGCGAGACCGCCGAAATCGGCGAGGACGTCATGATCTACCACGGCGTCACCCTCGGCGGCCGCTCGCTCGCCAAGATCAAGCGGCACCCCACAATCGAGGACCGCGTGGTGATCGGCGCCGGCGCGAAGGTCCTTGGGCCCATCACGATCGGGCGGGACAGCGCCATCGGCGCCAACGCCGTGGTGGTCAAGGACGCCCCGGCCGAATCAATCCTGACCGGCGTGCCGGCCACCTGGCGGCACCGCGACGCGCAGCGCGAAACCAAGCCCGCCGTCGACCCGGCCGAATACCTGATCGAGTACCGGATCTAA
- the cysK gene encoding cysteine synthase A, whose product MARIYDDVTQLVGGTPLVRLNRLSEGLDATVAVKLEFYNPANSVKDRIGVAIIDAAEKSGALKPGGTIVEGTSGNTGIALAMVGAARGYKVILTMPETMSTERRVMLRAYGAEIVLTPGSEGMRGAVEKAQEIVANTENSIWAQQFANEANPEVHRRTTAEEVWSDTDGKVDIFVAGVGTGGTVTGVGQVLKERKPDVQIVAVEPKDSPILNGGAPGPHKIQGLGANFVPDILDTNVYDEVIDASLEDSVRVARDLGVKEGILGGISSGAIVWAALELAKRPENAGKLIVAVVCDFGERYISTVLYDDIRG is encoded by the coding sequence ATGGCACGGATCTATGACGATGTTACCCAGCTGGTTGGCGGCACCCCGCTGGTCCGCCTCAACCGGCTGAGCGAAGGCCTGGACGCCACGGTGGCGGTCAAGCTGGAGTTCTACAACCCGGCCAACAGCGTCAAGGACCGGATCGGTGTCGCCATCATCGACGCGGCGGAGAAGTCCGGCGCACTGAAGCCCGGCGGCACCATCGTGGAGGGAACCTCCGGCAACACGGGCATCGCGCTGGCCATGGTCGGTGCTGCCCGCGGCTACAAGGTCATCCTCACCATGCCGGAGACCATGTCAACGGAACGCCGCGTCATGCTCCGGGCCTACGGTGCCGAGATCGTGCTGACCCCCGGGTCCGAGGGCATGCGCGGAGCGGTGGAGAAGGCCCAGGAGATCGTGGCCAACACGGAGAACTCCATCTGGGCCCAGCAGTTCGCCAACGAGGCCAACCCCGAGGTCCACCGCCGGACCACGGCAGAGGAAGTCTGGTCGGACACCGACGGCAAGGTGGACATCTTCGTCGCCGGCGTCGGCACCGGCGGAACCGTCACCGGCGTCGGGCAGGTCCTCAAGGAACGCAAGCCGGACGTGCAGATCGTCGCCGTCGAGCCCAAAGACTCCCCCATCCTCAACGGCGGCGCCCCGGGCCCGCACAAGATCCAGGGCCTCGGCGCCAACTTCGTCCCAGACATCCTGGACACAAACGTCTACGACGAGGTCATCGACGCCAGTCTGGAGGACTCGGTCCGCGTGGCCCGCGACCTCGGCGTCAAGGAGGGCATCCTCGGCGGCATCTCCTCCGGCGCGATCGTCTGGGCGGCCCTGGAGCTCGCCAAGCGTCCGGAGAACGCCGGTAAACTGATTGTTGCCGTTGTCTGCGATTTCGGGGAGCGCTACATTTCCACCGTGCTGTACGACGACATCCGCGGCTGA
- the msrA gene encoding peptide-methionine (S)-S-oxide reductase MsrA has product MRTFVLGGGCFWCLDAVYQKTKGVSSVVSGYTGGHDRNPDYYSVCSGTTGHAEVVAVTFDEDVIPAEVILDMFFALHDPTTLNRQGYDVGTQYRSSMFYETTEEKILFEEAIERNQELWADPIVTEVSRLPRFHVAEDFHQNYYAKYPEQGYCQVIINPKLAKARKYYSAWLNA; this is encoded by the coding sequence ATGAGAACTTTCGTGCTCGGCGGGGGCTGCTTCTGGTGCCTCGACGCTGTCTATCAGAAGACCAAGGGTGTCAGCTCGGTTGTTTCGGGCTACACCGGTGGCCATGACCGCAACCCCGATTACTACTCCGTGTGCTCCGGGACCACCGGCCACGCCGAGGTGGTGGCGGTGACCTTCGACGAGGACGTGATCCCGGCCGAGGTCATCCTGGACATGTTCTTCGCCCTGCACGACCCCACCACGCTGAACCGGCAGGGTTACGACGTCGGCACCCAGTACCGGTCCTCGATGTTCTATGAGACAACCGAGGAGAAGATCCTGTTCGAAGAGGCCATCGAACGGAACCAGGAGCTGTGGGCGGACCCGATCGTCACCGAGGTGAGCCGGCTGCCCCGCTTCCATGTGGCCGAGGATTTCCACCAGAACTACTACGCGAAATATCCCGAGCAGGGCTACTGCCAGGTGATCATCAACCCGAAGCTCGCGAAGGCCAGGAAATATTACTCTGCATGGCTTAATGCTTAG
- a CDS encoding Nif3-like dinuclear metal center hexameric protein, whose amino-acid sequence MEPENTDVSAQAADAQSAANTGGAATLGMILLAVEELWPESLAEDWDEVGLVAGHPSAEVSRILFAVDPTLEVIEEAVAWGAQLLITHHPLLLKGVTSVAANTPKGKAVHRLIESGTALLTVHTNGDSAVGGVSDVLADALGLRDVVPLTPAANGLPEEGIGRVGDLAEVQTLGDFAAQVFSILPSVAGGVRVSGDRDGLVRRVALCGGAGDSLLNEVRANNADVYLTADLRHHPASEAREAAVNDRPYLIDVSHFASEWLWLPAAAEALGNVLTDQGHDIEIRVSTTNSDPWDFILTPG is encoded by the coding sequence ATGGAACCTGAGAACACCGACGTTTCAGCGCAGGCCGCCGACGCGCAGTCCGCCGCAAATACCGGCGGGGCCGCCACGCTGGGCATGATCCTGCTGGCCGTCGAGGAGCTCTGGCCCGAATCGCTGGCGGAAGACTGGGACGAGGTGGGCCTCGTGGCCGGGCACCCTTCCGCCGAGGTGAGCAGGATCCTCTTCGCCGTCGACCCCACTCTCGAAGTCATTGAGGAAGCCGTCGCCTGGGGCGCCCAACTGCTCATCACGCACCACCCCCTGTTGCTCAAGGGCGTCACCTCGGTGGCGGCCAACACTCCCAAGGGCAAGGCCGTGCACCGGCTGATTGAGTCCGGGACCGCCCTGCTGACCGTCCACACCAACGGTGATTCCGCCGTCGGCGGTGTCTCCGACGTGCTGGCCGACGCGCTGGGCCTGCGGGACGTGGTGCCGCTGACTCCGGCCGCCAACGGACTGCCCGAAGAGGGGATCGGGCGGGTCGGTGACCTCGCCGAGGTCCAGACGCTCGGGGATTTCGCCGCACAGGTTTTCAGCATCTTGCCCTCCGTCGCCGGCGGCGTCCGGGTCTCCGGCGACCGGGACGGCCTGGTCCGCCGGGTGGCCCTGTGCGGCGGTGCGGGTGATTCACTCCTCAATGAGGTCCGCGCGAACAACGCGGACGTCTACCTGACCGCGGACCTGCGCCACCACCCGGCGTCGGAGGCCCGCGAGGCCGCCGTGAACGACCGGCCCTACCTGATCGACGTCTCGCACTTCGCCAGCGAGTGGTTGTGGCTGCCGGCGGCCGCCGAGGCCCTCGGGAACGTGCTGACCGACCAGGGGCACGACATCGAGATCCGGGTCAGCACCACCAACAGCGACCCGTGGGACTTCATTCTGACTCCGGGCTGA
- a CDS encoding zinc ribbon domain-containing protein: protein MAKAAPAEQLKLLELQGLDAKIKSLSNRRRSLESDSRITDLEAALSVANGELGAAKVAVHDAELELKRAEADVEQVASRIERDEARLNSGTGLSKDLVALQRDIASLNKRRSDLEDVELEVLERLDSLRLRQATQQQIVDDIQGSFGAIRAELDEQLAEVAAELTVVRGQRAEFAEGLDSGMLAVYEKTLAKRGVGAARLFHGTSEGSGMQLSPGDLAEIKAAAEDDIVFCPDSGCILVRSAEWA, encoded by the coding sequence GTGGCCAAGGCAGCACCGGCGGAACAGTTGAAGTTGCTCGAATTGCAGGGACTCGATGCCAAAATCAAGTCCCTGTCCAACCGCCGCCGCAGCCTTGAGAGCGACTCCCGGATCACCGACCTGGAGGCCGCCCTCAGCGTGGCCAACGGCGAGCTCGGGGCAGCGAAGGTCGCCGTGCACGACGCCGAACTCGAGCTCAAGCGCGCCGAGGCCGACGTCGAACAGGTGGCCTCCCGGATCGAACGCGACGAGGCCAGGCTCAACAGCGGCACCGGTCTGTCCAAGGACCTCGTGGCCCTCCAGCGCGACATCGCCTCGCTGAACAAACGCCGCTCGGACCTGGAGGACGTCGAGCTCGAGGTCCTGGAACGGCTCGATTCGCTGCGCCTGCGCCAGGCCACGCAGCAGCAGATCGTGGATGACATCCAGGGGTCCTTCGGCGCCATCCGCGCCGAACTGGACGAGCAGCTGGCCGAAGTGGCCGCCGAGCTGACCGTCGTGCGCGGCCAGCGCGCCGAGTTCGCTGAGGGACTGGACTCGGGGATGCTCGCCGTCTACGAAAAAACCCTCGCCAAGCGCGGCGTGGGCGCGGCCCGGCTCTTCCACGGCACCTCCGAAGGTTCCGGCATGCAGCTGAGCCCCGGAGACCTCGCCGAGATCAAGGCCGCCGCCGAGGACGACATCGTCTTCTGCCCCGACTCCGGGTGCATCCTGGTCCGCTCCGCCGAGTGGGCCTAA
- a CDS encoding YaaA family protein has translation MLILLPPSEGKTPATGGDAVDPSSLSFPGLNSYRAKVLDSLGTVSAHEDALALLGVGASLAADVERNTRLHAEPAAPAHQVYSGVLYDALGYRSLTPGQRKKADESVLVISALWGALRFGDRVPAYRLSMGTALPDVGRLASFWKPQLTEALAAATAGELLVDCRSSTYAAAWAPPPAQTVAVNVFTEVKGVRKVVSHFAKHTRGELARHLLSRRGKAPQTPAQLQRAAAEKWPAELIEGTARKPHTLNLILPG, from the coding sequence GTGCTGATTCTGCTGCCGCCCTCCGAAGGCAAGACCCCCGCAACCGGCGGCGACGCCGTCGACCCTTCCTCGCTCAGCTTCCCCGGGCTGAACAGCTACCGCGCGAAGGTGCTCGACTCACTCGGCACGGTCAGCGCGCACGAGGATGCGCTGGCGCTGCTGGGCGTCGGCGCCTCGCTGGCGGCCGACGTCGAACGCAACACCCGGCTGCATGCCGAGCCCGCCGCGCCCGCCCACCAGGTGTACTCCGGGGTGCTGTACGACGCCCTGGGCTACCGTTCCTTGACGCCCGGGCAACGGAAGAAGGCGGACGAGTCCGTGCTGGTGATTTCCGCGCTCTGGGGCGCCCTGCGGTTCGGCGACCGGGTGCCGGCGTACCGGCTCTCGATGGGCACGGCACTGCCCGACGTCGGACGTCTGGCCTCGTTCTGGAAACCGCAGCTGACCGAGGCACTTGCCGCCGCCACAGCCGGGGAACTGCTGGTCGATTGCCGCTCCAGCACCTACGCCGCGGCCTGGGCTCCGCCGCCGGCCCAGACCGTGGCTGTCAACGTCTTCACGGAGGTCAAAGGGGTGCGCAAGGTGGTCAGCCACTTCGCCAAACACACCCGCGGGGAGCTGGCCCGGCACCTGCTAAGCCGGCGCGGCAAGGCCCCGCAGACCCCGGCACAGCTGCAACGGGCAGCCGCTGAAAAGTGGCCGGCGGAGCTCATCGAGGGCACGGCCCGTAAGCCGCACACCCTCAACCTCATCCTGCCCGGTTAG
- a CDS encoding alpha/beta hydrolase family protein gives MDEPLLGRRRMLELGAGFVGAATLAACAPAAQNSEASAAAPAAGPDRPGAQAPTTSTAAVPGTPAPRVEVTSGSFETKFRPDTSTGWSLATPVVSGYEQATMPVALFLHGTGSDNRFLFDGLGIQAVLQRYLVDGGTPFAVASVDGGDSWWHPRTDGTDTESMLLEEFIPFLARQGLDLGRLGLFGLSMGGFGALLLASQGKITGLRAVAAMSPAVWSDYDDGLEGAFDSPEDFEANDVFALRPRLKDLPKRIDCGTDDPLLPSVKDYVAGLPGHVEGGYQPGGHEEAYWRLILPTLLSFLGRQLA, from the coding sequence ATGGATGAGCCGCTGCTTGGCCGCCGGCGGATGCTGGAACTCGGAGCCGGCTTTGTGGGCGCCGCCACGCTGGCAGCCTGCGCCCCCGCAGCGCAAAACTCCGAGGCGAGCGCCGCTGCCCCGGCGGCCGGCCCTGATCGGCCTGGCGCCCAGGCGCCGACGACGTCCACCGCGGCCGTCCCCGGGACCCCGGCCCCGCGGGTGGAAGTCACCTCCGGCAGCTTCGAGACCAAGTTCCGCCCGGACACCTCCACCGGGTGGTCACTGGCCACACCGGTCGTCTCCGGCTACGAACAGGCCACGATGCCCGTCGCGCTCTTCCTGCACGGCACCGGCAGCGACAACCGTTTCCTCTTCGACGGACTGGGCATCCAGGCGGTCCTGCAGCGCTACCTCGTGGACGGCGGAACGCCCTTCGCGGTGGCCTCCGTCGACGGCGGCGACAGCTGGTGGCATCCGCGCACCGACGGCACGGATACGGAGTCCATGCTGCTGGAGGAGTTCATCCCGTTCCTGGCCCGGCAGGGCCTGGACCTCGGCCGGTTAGGGCTCTTCGGCCTCTCCATGGGAGGCTTTGGCGCCCTGTTGCTCGCCTCGCAGGGCAAGATCACCGGGCTGCGGGCCGTCGCCGCCATGAGTCCGGCGGTCTGGAGCGACTACGACGACGGGCTGGAGGGGGCCTTCGACAGCCCGGAGGACTTCGAGGCCAACGACGTGTTTGCGCTGCGGCCCCGGCTCAAGGACCTGCCGAAGCGGATCGATTGCGGCACCGACGATCCGCTGCTGCCCTCGGTCAAGGACTACGTCGCCGGCCTGCCGGGCCACGTCGAGGGCGGCTACCAGCCCGGCGGCCACGAGGAAGCCTACTGGCGGCTGATTCTGCCCACCCTGCTCTCCTTCCTCGGCCGCCAACTCGCCTAG